The genomic DNA TCGACCAGGCGCGCCAGCAGGCCACCGGCGCCGCGCGCACTCCGCACTTCCACCGCCAGCCGGTTGGTTCCGGGACGCAGGGCATGGGCCGCCGGCCAGCGGTCGAGGCTCGGGAGGCCCGAGGCGGCGAGGCGACCGGAACCGAGGCGGACTCCGTTCAGGAACGCGTCGTACTCTTCGTCGGCAGTGATCTCCAAATAGACGACCGCGGGCGCCGGGGATTCCGCCGGGTCTCGGCCGAGTTCGGCGAGGTGGAAATCCCTGAGCGCGTAGAAGGCCACCGGTGAACGGCGGTCCCGCGGACCTTCGGTCCAAATCCACTCGGCCTGCCCGATCTCGGCCGGAAACGCCCGCAGCAGGCTCCGCCCCGGGAGCTGTGCGATGAGCAGCCAAAGGGAGACGGCCACTGAGATCACCAGGGCGAAGATCGGGCCGAATCGAAGGGGGGAATCGTTCACCGGTGAAGCCTACCGTGGATCGGCGGCGTTGGCGGCGAGCGGATCATCGTGCGGCGCCGGCAGCGGCCCGAGGCGCTCCGCCAGGCGCTGCCGGAGAACCCTCGGCCGCTCCTCGAAAAAGCGCCCGATCAATTCCAGGGACTCCGTGTCGTCGACCTCGTAGCGCCGCTCGATTTCGCGGTAGCGGCCGAGGAGCTCCGCCAAGAAGGGTGGCGTCAGTTGCCGGTCGAGCATCAGCGCGGCGCGCCCCGCCAGGCGCCGCCGATACTCCTCGGAGCGGACCGTCAACGAGCGCAACAGCCGCGCCCGCAGGTCGTGCCGGGAGCCTTCGGTCACCGTCGACCAGATGTCGCTGTTCCACGGATCCAGGCGGTCGGCGAGGGCCGCCATAAAGCTCTGGTCCATGTCCCAGTGGAGCCAGAACCAGCGACCGGCGGGATCCCCTTCGTCGCGCAGCAGGGCTCCCTGGTAGGCATCGGTCGTGGCACAGAACAGCACCGAGAGAAACCAACGGTCGAGATTGTCGAGATCCACCCAACGGGCCACCCGGCGGGGCCCCGCCTTGGTGCGGGTGGGGAACAGGTCCATCAGGCGCTCGTAGAGCAGCGGATTGCCCCACCGCACGATGGACCGATAGTCGGCGTCCTTCGTCCACACGAAAACGAAGCGGTCGTGGCCGTAGCGGCGGCGCAAGAATCCTCGATCGATGCGCTCTGTCAGGAAAAAGAAGCCGCGATTCTCACCGTTGATGAAGAGCAGCGCCGGGGCGGTGTGAGGCACCTCTCCACCCATCCGCCGGACGACATCGAAGGCCATGGCGTTGGTGTAGCGCCACTGGCGGTCACCGCGATCGACGCGCAGCGAGTTGCGGATGATCAGCGATTCCAGGGCCGGCCCCGCCGCCCAGCCGAGAAGGGACGGGGCGAAGCCGTCCCCGGCCCGAAACATCAGCCGCCAGCTCCGCGACGGTCCGAAGGTACGGGTGGTTCCACCGTGCAGGCGCAGCCCCGCATAGGCCGTGAAGAGCACCCGCTGGCCTTCGAGCACGGCCACCGCCGCCGGCACTTCCCGCTGCTCCATCGGCTGCTGGCGGATCCATTCGAGCCCCTGCGGATCGGTGTGGATCGACACGGTGCGCAATCCCTTGCGGCGGAAATGAAAGGGCACCAGTTCGCGCAGCGCGGTACTGTCCGGTGACCGCCCGGCAGCGCTCCGGCCGGGCTCCGCCGCGGCCGGCGGGGTGCGCCAGGCGGGCCGGGCGTCCTCCCCGGCGGCGGACCGGGCGCCGGTGCCGGCCACCGGTTCGAGCGCCCCCAAACGTTCGAGCAACTCCGGCAGGCGGCCCTCGCCCATCTCCTCGGCGGACACCTGCTGGCGCTCGACCTCGTCGCCGGCCGGGGAGTCGCGCAGAATCCCTTCCAGCACGAAGCCGGCCAGCAGCAGGCCGGTGATCCACGCGACGAGGTAACGGAACTTCAAGGGCGGTACGCCCTACGGCGCTCCCGGCCGATCGTAGCTCAGGGTCAGAGAGAGGTCCGGCATCTCCCGCAGCAACTCCCCTTCGAGGGCTGTCAAGCGCTCCGGGGCGAGATTGCGGAAGCTGTAGGTCACCGCCACCTCGTCGTCGAGCTGTGTCAGGCTCTCGATCCGTCCCTTGGGCAGGAAAGCGGTGAGCTTCGCCAACAGATCCTCCCGTTCGGCGCGCCACAGATCCTTCGGCACCGCCAGGAGCAAAAGACCGTGGCGGGTCGCCGACCCGAGGAGCGATGGCACCCATCCACGGACCGCCACCGCCACCAGCACTAGCGACAGAAGGATCGCCAGAAACACGAACTGGAAGGTGGCACAGGCCAGGGAGGTGGCGATCACCACCATCAGGAAGCCAATCTCTTCGGGCTCCTTGATCGGCGTGCGGAAGCGTACGATGGACAGGGCCCCCAGCAGGCCGAGGGACAGGGGCAACGAGAACTGAATACAGATGAAGATCGCCGTGATCGACACCGCCAGCAGCGGGAACGACCGATGGATCTGCGAGCCGGTCTCGCGTCGGGCATAGAAAAAGCGGTACAGAAAAGCGACGAAGAACCCGCAGGCCAGCGATACGGTCATGATCAGGAGGAACGGCCCAGGGCCGATCTCCGAGACCCGGCCGTCCTGCAGGTTGGACAGAGGTCCCATCAGCGAGTCGAGATTCAAAGGCTCTCTCCCGAGCGCCGATCCCCGATCCCGAGGGCCGCGAAACAGGCGCTGTACTTCGAAAAGGATGACCGGAAACAGAAGGTTCCCACGATCGGTTCCAGGCATGTCGGCAGGGCGGCCTTCGGCCCTTTGCTCTCCACTACCGTCGGTGACACCCGGCCGAGGTGCGACCGCAACGCCCCGTGGGCGCCGCCGGACCATCGGCCGACGACGGGATGGATCCGGCCGGGGCGGATCTCGGAGTCCAGGGCCAGGCGTTGGTCACTGAATGGATCCCGCCATCGCCGCCGCCGGTAGCGCACTTCGAGCACCGGCAGGAGTGGACCCGGCAGCCCGGCGAGTTCCGGCATCCGCCGCAGATCGAGGGCCTTCAGAGCCGACAGCGGAACCGTTTCCAGGTCGTCGACGCCGAAGGCACGGGCGTCGACCTGGCGGCGCAGCATCGGGCCGGCGCCGTCCCCATCATCGAACCCACCGGCGACGAAGCGCAAAGCCCGTCGGGCCTTCGATCGGCGAGTACCGATCCGCCCCTTGATCTCGACGAAGCAACGGGTCGAGGGTCGACCGGCCTGCGGGTACCAGCGCAGCCGAACCTTGGTCTTGAGGTAGTCGCTGCTGAGCTTCTCGCGTAGGAAAGCGAGATCCGGGGTGTCGAAGTAGATGCTGGCGACGGTGTTCGCCGGGTACTCCGCGTCTTGTCGGCAGCAGCCCTCGAGGTGCGCCGCCACCGCCTCCTGTCGGCCCGTCGCCACCCGCCACTTCACCTCATGGCCGAGCGAGGACAAGTCTTCGGGCGCCCCGAACGGGCGGGCCGGCGGCGGATGGAGGAAGGCGACGGGTGACATAGCGGGACCTGCAATCGGAGTCGTTGCCTCAAAAAGCGAAGGGGTCATGCTTTCAAGCCCCGACAGCAGTGTCAACGAATCGGCCGTTGACAGGCCGCCCGAGGGGACATAGATTGGGACGTGCCCCCCTCGCCAGACATTCCCGGTCCCCGCACCATCGTCGGCGCCATTCCGGCCCGCTACGGCTCAACCCGTCTGCCCGGCAAGCCGTTGCTGCCGATCGCCGGCCGACCGATGATCCAGCACGTCTACGAACGGGCCGCGAGCGTTCGAGAGCTCTCCCGAGTGGTGGTGTTGACGGACGATGAACGCATTGCCGATGCAGTGCGAGCCTTCGGCGGGGAGGTGGAGATGACCCCCGCCGACTGCGCCAGCGGCACCGACCGTATCGCCCATGCGGCTCGCTCCTGGAGCGACTCGGCGGTGGTCAACATTCAGGGCGACGAACCGTTGATCGACGGCGCGGGCGTCGCCCGCCTGGCGCGGCACCTGATCGCCGAACCGACGGACCCGATGGTCACCCTGGCGGCGCCCGCCGA from Acidobacteriota bacterium includes the following:
- a CDS encoding CotH kinase family protein; this translates as MKFRYLVAWITGLLLAGFVLEGILRDSPAGDEVERQQVSAEEMGEGRLPELLERLGALEPVAGTGARSAAGEDARPAWRTPPAAAEPGRSAAGRSPDSTALRELVPFHFRRKGLRTVSIHTDPQGLEWIRQQPMEQREVPAAVAVLEGQRVLFTAYAGLRLHGGTTRTFGPSRSWRLMFRAGDGFAPSLLGWAAGPALESLIIRNSLRVDRGDRQWRYTNAMAFDVVRRMGGEVPHTAPALLFINGENRGFFFLTERIDRGFLRRRYGHDRFVFVWTKDADYRSIVRWGNPLLYERLMDLFPTRTKAGPRRVARWVDLDNLDRWFLSVLFCATTDAYQGALLRDEGDPAGRWFWLHWDMDQSFMAALADRLDPWNSDIWSTVTEGSRHDLRARLLRSLTVRSEEYRRRLAGRAALMLDRQLTPPFLAELLGRYREIERRYEVDDTESLELIGRFFEERPRVLRQRLAERLGPLPAPHDDPLAANAADPR
- a CDS encoding DUF4956 domain-containing protein; the protein is MNLDSLMGPLSNLQDGRVSEIGPGPFLLIMTVSLACGFFVAFLYRFFYARRETGSQIHRSFPLLAVSITAIFICIQFSLPLSLGLLGALSIVRFRTPIKEPEEIGFLMVVIATSLACATFQFVFLAILLSLVLVAVAVRGWVPSLLGSATRHGLLLLAVPKDLWRAEREDLLAKLTAFLPKGRIESLTQLDDEVAVTYSFRNLAPERLTALEGELLREMPDLSLTLSYDRPGAP
- a CDS encoding VTC domain-containing protein — translated: MSPVAFLHPPPARPFGAPEDLSSLGHEVKWRVATGRQEAVAAHLEGCCRQDAEYPANTVASIYFDTPDLAFLREKLSSDYLKTKVRLRWYPQAGRPSTRCFVEIKGRIGTRRSKARRALRFVAGGFDDGDGAGPMLRRQVDARAFGVDDLETVPLSALKALDLRRMPELAGLPGPLLPVLEVRYRRRRWRDPFSDQRLALDSEIRPGRIHPVVGRWSGGAHGALRSHLGRVSPTVVESKGPKAALPTCLEPIVGTFCFRSSFSKYSACFAALGIGDRRSGESL
- the kdsB gene encoding 3-deoxy-manno-octulosonate cytidylyltransferase, with product MPPSPDIPGPRTIVGAIPARYGSTRLPGKPLLPIAGRPMIQHVYERAASVRELSRVVVLTDDERIADAVRAFGGEVEMTPADCASGTDRIAHAARSWSDSAVVNIQGDEPLIDGAGVARLARHLIAEPTDPMVTLAAPAEREDLGNPNAVKVVLDTRGYALYFSRSAIPYERGAGATASPLKHLGIYGYQREALLELARFEPTPLEGSESLEQLRALEHGMAIRVLVAAEGAAPGVDTHDDLARIEALLAGDGGGP